The following proteins come from a genomic window of Actinomarinicola tropica:
- a CDS encoding NUDIX hydrolase — protein MSVRDVEHDGWRGRRAARVVLLDPDRRVLLLNASDPGHPAKGEWWEIPGGGQDPGETSEVAAARELYEETGIADAEMGPCVWVQHARFTFGGYVFDQKERVHVAWCGRVDEIRPAHLEPLEALAFKGGRWWSLDELRASDVTTLPVNLRDHLGDLVEGNLPDAPIDIGLDLPY, from the coding sequence GTGAGCGTGCGGGACGTCGAGCACGACGGCTGGAGGGGGCGCCGTGCGGCCCGGGTGGTGCTGCTGGACCCCGATCGGCGCGTCCTCCTCCTCAACGCCTCCGATCCCGGGCACCCGGCGAAGGGCGAGTGGTGGGAGATCCCCGGCGGCGGCCAGGATCCCGGGGAGACGAGCGAGGTCGCCGCGGCACGCGAGCTGTACGAGGAGACCGGCATCGCCGACGCCGAGATGGGCCCGTGCGTGTGGGTCCAGCACGCCCGGTTCACCTTCGGCGGCTACGTGTTCGACCAGAAGGAGCGGGTCCACGTCGCCTGGTGCGGCCGCGTCGACGAGATCCGGCCCGCGCACCTCGAGCCGCTGGAGGCGCTGGCGTTCAAGGGCGGGAGGTGGTGGAGCCTCGACGAGCTGCGAGCCAGCGACGTCACCACCCTGCCCGTCAACCTGCGCGACCACCTCGGCGACCTCGTCGAGGGGAACCTGCCCGACGCACCGATCGACATCGGCCTCGACCTGCCCTACTGA